In bacterium, the DNA window CCGGATCCGATCTACGGATCCCCGCTGGCGACGAAGTTCATCAACGCCATCATGCGCGACGGCAAGCGCGGCGTGGCGGTGGCGATCTTCTACTCCGCGATGGAGAAGATCCAAGAGAAGACGCAGGACGATCCTCTCAAGGTCTTCAAGCGCGCGGTCGAGAACGTCAAGCCGGTGATGGAAGTCAAGTCGCGCCGCGTCGGCGGCTCGAACTACCAGGTCCCGGTCGAGGTCGCGCCGAAGCGCCGCCTGAGCTTGGCCATGCGTTGGCTGCTCGGCTACG includes these proteins:
- the rpsG gene encoding 30S ribosomal protein S7 encodes the protein MPRRREVPERPCPPDPIYGSPLATKFINAIMRDGKRGVAVAIFYSAMEKIQEKTQDDPLKVFKRAVENVKPVMEVKSRRVGGSNYQVPVEVAPKRRLSLAMRWLLGYAADRPERTMVDKLAGELMDASAGRGGAIKKKEDVHRMAEANKAFAHYRW